Genomic segment of Mycolicibacterium sarraceniae:
CTGATCCGCTACGCAATTGCCGATCAGATTCGTGAGCTCGGTGGCGACGCCGAGATGATCGACCAGATTGCCATGTCGGCTGCCTACGCCGTGTTCATCGGTGCGGCTGCGGACTCGGCTCGTCCTCGCTAGACCCGCAGGTCTTCCACCGGTCTTACCTGACCGATGGCTGCTGCCCCGCTAACTGGGTGCGGGATCTGAGCCAAAATCCCTGCCCGCCAAGTTTTACCGTTGAATAGCCCTCCGCCACGATCTGTGGGGGGCCATTACCGACTGGGGAATCGGTCCGATCCCCGGTCGCTCCCGGGGATTACCGGGATGATCACCGCCGACGGGTGGGCGGCGTCGTGCAGGATCGTCTGCGTTGCGGGCAGCGTGGCCGCGCTCTGCCCGAACGGTTCACCGGTATTCGGGTTCGGCGCGAACTGCGGGTAGTCGCTGCTGGAGACTTCCAGCCGGATCCGATCGCCCGCGCGGAACAGATAACTCGTCGGCCAGATCGCAATGTGGTACTCGTACGGCTGATTTGGGATGCCTGGCCGCGGATCGGATAGCGAATCGCGAAACGTCGTCCGCAGGATCCCGGTGTTGAGGTTGATCGCTTCACCATCGGGTTTGACCACGATCAGCTTCGCGGTGAAGTCGGTGTCGACCGCCGACGACGCGGCCCAAAGGTCAACCGTCGCAGGTCCGGTCACCTCGGTGTCGGCAGGGAGCGGATCACTGCTGTAGACCAGCACGTCAGAACGCTGCTCGACCGGAGTCTGGTCGTAGGGCCCCTGCGGCCCGGATCGCGCGCCGCAACACGAATGCCCGCCGAGGCTGGGTGCCGGGTCGGTGGGGTCGTAGAGGTAACGATCAGGTGCCTGGTCGGTGGCCGGGGCCGTCGTGCTCAAAGTGCCGGTGCGCGAGTCCATCTGGCCGGTGCCGGCCAGGTAGTAGCGACTCCACTGGGTGTGCGGTAACGGCCAGCTGTCGGCGGACTTCCACTTATTGGCGCCCATCAGGAAGTAGTCGACCCGCGGTGTGCCCGCCCCGCCATTGTTCATACCCTTGAGGAAGTGGTCGTACCACGCCAGCATCAGTTCGTTGATCGGACTCTCGCCGACCCTGCCGATATCTTTGAGCAGGGGAGCGGGCTCGGAACCTGGCCGACCCCAGTCCACGTGGTCCCACGGGCCGATGACGAGTCGTTGATTCGCCCGGGCCTGCTGTGTACCAGCCGAATTCACCATCCCGGTAAAGTTCTCAATTCCGCCGGCGAGAAACGCGTCGTACCAGCCCTCGACGTCGAGCACTGGCACCCGCACGGATGGGTAACGGTCCCGAATGCTCCACTGCCGCCAGAAGTCATCACGTGACGAATGGGTGACCCAGTCGAAATACCATGGAGCCACAGCAGGATTGGCGGGTTGCAGCACCGGCAGAGTGCGGTACGGCCGGAAGTCCAGCCATCGGGTGGGGTCCGCCGAGGCCAGTCTCAGTGCGGCGGCGGTGACGTCGTCGCCGCGATTGGTGGCGGCGCTGGTCGCCAGCCCGATCGCCCACGGTAGGACGAACGCCAGCCGGAACTCGCCGCCCTCATACATCCAGCCGTCGTAGTAGTCCGACGCGGTATTGGCCGGCACGATGGTCACCAGATGCGGCGGCGTGTCTATCGCGGCCAGCCATTGGGTCGCGCCGACATACGACGAGCCGTACATGCCGACCTTGCCGTTCGATCCCGGCAGGGCCGCGGCCCACTCCACCGAGTCATAGCCGTCGCCGCCGTCATGGGTGAACTCGCTGAAGGTTCCCTGCGACGTGCCCTGCCCCCGAACGTCTTGTATGACAACGAGATAGCAGTGCGAAGCAAACCAGTCGGGGGACTGATACCGCCACGGCTGCACCTGTGCGCCGGACTTTCCGTATTGGGTGCGCATCAGGATCACCGGGACCAGCTCGGTGGTGTCCGGCCGGTAGACGTCGGCACGCAGGATGGTGCCGTCGCGCATGCGTGCCGCCACGTCGGTCTGCTTGGTGACCCCGCACGGGCCACGGCTACTCGACGGCGGCCACGTCGACTCCGTGGCGGGAGTGCGCGGCGCACCGCACGAGGTCAGCACCAGTGCCAGTGCGGACAGCACCGCCAGAACACGCATCGCCAGCACGTGTCCACGCTACGCAGTCCGGCGCTAAATCATCTCCTTTGCGGTGAGCCACCGCATGATCGGCCAGCCGGCGAACACCGGCAGCCAGCATGTCAGCACCCGATAGAGCAGCACGGCCGGCACACCGACGGCGGCGGGCACACCGAAGGCGGCGAGCCCACCGATGAGCGCGGCCTCCACCGCGCCGACACCGCCGGGCGTCGGCGCCGCCGACGCGAGGGTGCCGCCGACCATCGTCACGATGGTGACCGTGACGAACGTCGTGTCGCCGCCAAAAGCTTCGATGCTGGCCCACAACACCAGGGCCTGGCCGAGCGTGGTTGTGGCGCAACCCAACACGATGATCGCCAACCGTTTGGGTTCGCGGATCAGCTCGAGCAGCTCACTGCCGATCTCCTGGATCCGGGGGCGGACCGCCGTGCCGAGCCACCGGCGCGCCCGCGGCACCAACAAGAAGGTCCCCAGCATGCCCAGCGCGACACCGCCGATCAGATAGAGCAGCGTGGTGCTCGGCACGAAATGGGAAAGATCAGCGGTGGCCCCGGCGGCCACACTGAAGAAGATCAGCAGCGTCACGTGGGTGATCACCTGTACCGCCTGCTGCAGGGCGACAGCCGCGGTGGCCCGCAAGGCACCCAGCCCGCCCTTCTGCAGGAACCGCGTGCTCAGCGCGAGGCCGCCGACACCGGCCGGGGTGGTGGTGGCGGCAAAGGTGTTGGCGAACTGCATGATGACCAGGTTGCCGAAGCTGACCAGTCCCGATGCGCTCGCCCACAATGACGCTGCC
This window contains:
- a CDS encoding CocE/NonD family hydrolase, whose amino-acid sequence is MRVLAVLSALALVLTSCGAPRTPATESTWPPSSSRGPCGVTKQTDVAARMRDGTILRADVYRPDTTELVPVILMRTQYGKSGAQVQPWRYQSPDWFASHCYLVVIQDVRGQGTSQGTFSEFTHDGGDGYDSVEWAAALPGSNGKVGMYGSSYVGATQWLAAIDTPPHLVTIVPANTASDYYDGWMYEGGEFRLAFVLPWAIGLATSAATNRGDDVTAAALRLASADPTRWLDFRPYRTLPVLQPANPAVAPWYFDWVTHSSRDDFWRQWSIRDRYPSVRVPVLDVEGWYDAFLAGGIENFTGMVNSAGTQQARANQRLVIGPWDHVDWGRPGSEPAPLLKDIGRVGESPINELMLAWYDHFLKGMNNGGAGTPRVDYFLMGANKWKSADSWPLPHTQWSRYYLAGTGQMDSRTGTLSTTAPATDQAPDRYLYDPTDPAPSLGGHSCCGARSGPQGPYDQTPVEQRSDVLVYSSDPLPADTEVTGPATVDLWAASSAVDTDFTAKLIVVKPDGEAINLNTGILRTTFRDSLSDPRPGIPNQPYEYHIAIWPTSYLFRAGDRIRLEVSSSDYPQFAPNPNTGEPFGQSAATLPATQTILHDAAHPSAVIIPVIPGSDRGSDRFPSR